GTGAAGGATGATGACCGCAACCGGACCGTTTCGCAGCATCCCCCTTGAAGGTGGGTTGAAACTCGACTTTTTCGATCTCGGCAACCGGTATTTCGGCGACTACCATCGCATCAAGATCCTGGTGCGCTGCGAAGTTCCGCTGCGGGAGACGATGTTTGCCGCCGAGAGTGACCCGCGACGCGCCTTTGACCGTGCCCGGCGCCGGCTCGGCGAGCGGGTGGTTTATGAAAGGAGCCTCGAACGGATGGGGGTTGCCGGGGCCGATGTCGAGGCTGTGCGCGATCGGATGATCGATGCCTTTCTGAGCAGCGCCGGCCCCTACCTGCGCCACCCCGAGTTTCCCCGACGGCTGGTCGAAAGTCGATTGCGCTCGCATCGGGTCCACCCGCTGACGATCGCGGGACGCTGATGATCGAGGTTCGCATCGAGAGCCTTGCCTTCGGCGGTGACGGGGTCGGTCGTCACCGGGGGCAGGCGGTCTTCATTCCGCTGACGGCCCCGGGTGACCTGGTGCACTGCCGGGTGACCGAGCGGCGACGGCGTTATCTGCGCGGCGAACTGGTGGAGCTGCTCGAGGCCGGTGAAGGCCGGTGCCGGCCGCGCTGCCCGGTTTTCGGCCGCTGCGGCGGCTGCCACTGGCAACATCTCGATGAACAGACCCAGCAGCACTGGAAGGAACGCTTGTTCAGCGACATTCTCAGGCGTCAGTTGCGGCGTGACGCGTTGCCGCTGCAGCCCCTGCTCGCCGCGCGGCAGGCCTGGAATTATCGCAGCCGGGTGCAGTTCAAGTGTCACGCTCTCAAGGAAGGGATGGCGATCGGTTTCTTTCGTCGCGGCAGTCATTTCGTTGAGGCCGTCGACCACTGTGCGATTGCCGCCGATGCCGTCAACCTGGTTCTCCCCTGGTTGCGTGACCAGCTGCCGCAGGTCCCCCGCCCGGACCGGGTTCCGCAGGTCGACGTCGGTTGTGATGACCATGATCGGCTGCGGCTGGTGGTGCATGATATCGCCCCCGCCGGGGCAGGCGCCGGGCCGCGGTTGCGGACGGCGGCGGAAGACGCCGGCTGGGCGCTTTTTTCCCAGTCAGGACGCAAGCAGACCCTGCGGCAGCTGGTCGGTCCGTCTGAACTGGAGATTCTGGTCGATGAGCCGCCCCTTCGGCTCGGATACGGACCGGGTGGTTTTGCCCAGGTTCATCTCGAACAGAACCGGCAACTGGTCGCCGCCGCCCTGGAGATGCTCAGGCTGCAGGGAGACGAGCGGGTGCTTGACCTGTTCTGCGGTATGGGCAATCTCAGCCTGCCACTGGCCAGGCGGGTCGCCCGGGTTGACGGCGTCGAAGCTCATGCTCCGTCGATTGAGCAGGCACGGAAGAACGCCGCGGTCAACGGTATCGGCAATGCCGCGTTTTTCGTCGCCGACGCCGCCCGCTTCCTGCGTCAAGCCGACACGAGCTACGATCTGGTCGTTCTTGATCCCCCCCGCGGCGGCGCCCGGGACGTCACGCGCGCGCTGCTGAGCCACCGCCCGCGGCGAATCCTATACATCTCCTGCGATCCGATGACTCTCGCTCGTGATCTGAGCCCCCTGCTCGGCCAGGGTTATCGGTTGCTCTCCGCCCGTGCCGCCGACCTCTTCCCGCAGACCTATCACCTGGAAAGTCTTTCCCTGCTCGAAGCCGGATAACAGGTCCCGCGGGAGCTTTTTCTCTTGCACTTTCGGTCCCTTCATGCTAAGACATGTCAGGTTTTACCGTTCACTCGAAAAGTGAGCTTTCAGCTCGCTTTTTTTATTTTTGATGGTCGCAAAAAATTACCGGCAGCTGCGTTGCTGCGCTGGCTCTCGCTGCTTCGACGTACGGAAGTACGTCTCATTGCTCGACAATCACGCGCCTTGCTGCTGATGTTTTTTGCTCAGCCAACCTCTCTTTTGCTTTCTTGCGAAAGCATCTATATTGGGGATACGGGTGGTGCAGCAAGTCATGACAGAGCGGGTTGCCGAACTGGTGGCCCCGATTATCGAAGAATTCGGCCTGGAACTGGTCGATGTTGAATACAAGCGGGAGCGCTCGGACTGGTTCCTGCGCCTGTTCATCGACAAGCCGGGCGGCGTGACCCTTGATGATTGTGCCGATCTGAGTCGCGAGGTTGATCCGCTGCTTGAGGTTGAGGGTCTGATTCCGCATGCTTACCGGCTTGAGGTTTCATCGCCGGGGCTCGATCGGCCGCTGAAGAAAGCCGCTGATTTCGTGCGTTTTGTCGGCGAGCGGGTCCGGGTCAAGAGCCGGGACCCGCTCGATCCGGATCATCGCGGTCACGCCCGGAAGACTTTTCGCGGGATCCTGCAGCGGGCTGACGATGAGAGCCTGACCATTGCCCAGCAGGACAAGCGGGGCGGTGAAGTGACTTTCCGTTATGACGAGTTGGCGGAAGCCAATCTCGACCCGCAATTCTGACAGAGAACAAAAGACAGTCCTGATACAGGGGGATATTGATGGAGCAGAACCTGAACCAGATTATTGACCAGGTGGTCAAGGACAAAGGCATTGACCGGTCCGTCCTCGTGGAAGCCCTGGAGGCCGCGATCCTTTCGGCCGCCAACAAAAAATATCGCAATACCCGCGACCTTGAGGCGCAGTTCAATGACGAGATCGGCGAGGTCGAATTGTTCGAGTTCGTGACCGTGGTTGACGAGGTGGAAGATTCCTACCGGGAAATCGATATCGAAGAGGCACGCGAGATCGACCCCGAGGTTGAAGTCGGCGACTCGCTCGGCATGAAGATGGACGCCACCGGGTTCAGTCGCATTGCCGCCCAGACCGCCAAGCAGGTTATTATTCAGAAGGTCCGGGAAGCCGAGCGGGAAGGGATCTACAACGAGTTCAAGGACCGGATCGGGGAGTTGGTCAACGGTATCGTGCGACGTTACGAGCGTGGTGACCTGATCGTCGACCTCGGCCGTGCCGAAGCCCTGCTGCCGCATCGTGAGCAGGTGCCGCGCGAGAACTATCGCCAGGGGGATCGGGTTCGCGCCTATGTCGCCGATGTGCGCATGTCGACCAAGGGGCCGCAGATCATTCTCTCTCGTACCGCTCCCGGCCTGGTGGCTTCCCTGTTCAAGACCGAAGTTCCCGAGATCAGCGAGGGTATCGTCGAAATCGTTGGTGTCGCTCGTGAGCCGGGCAGTCGCGCCAAGATCGCCGTGGTGTCTCACGACTCCGATGTTGATCCGGTCGGCGCCTGTGTCGGGATGCGCGGTTCCCGGGTGCAGAATGTTGTCTCCGAATTGCGTGGTGAAAAGATCGACATCATTCCCTGGACTCCCGATATCGCCCGTTTCGCCTGCAGCGCCCTGTCACCGGCCGAGGTGACGCGGGTCTATGTCGACAACGAGGAGCAGGCGCTGGAGGTCATTGTTCCGGATGATCAGCTTTCCCTGGCGATCGGCAAGAAGGGGCAGAATGTCCGTCTGGCCGCCCGTTTGACCAGTTGGAAGATCGATATCAAGAGTGAGACCCGGGCCGCTGAAGCCGAGCTCGAAGAAGAGATCGAGAACGCCAATTTCGACAATGTCGCGGTTGAGGAAGAGGCTGTGGCCGATGTCGTGGTTGAGGAAGCCGCCGCCGAGTCGACCACCGTGACCGATCCCGCCGAGTTGAGCCGTGATCAGCTGTATGAGTTGGCCAAGGAACACAAGCTCGCCGGTCGCAGCGGCATGAGCAAGCAGGAACTGCTGGACAAGCTCCAGGAACTCGGCGTTTTCGCCGCGGCGGAGGATGATGACGCCGGCGGCGGGGAGCAGGAGTAGGTCGCTGGTGGCCGCCGGGCGCAAGCCGCAGCGGACCTGTCTCGGATGTCGTGAGACCTTCGATCAGCACTGCCTGATCCGTTTTGTCCCGGCTCCGGACGGAACCTTGCTGGTCGACTACCGGCGCAAGCTTCCGGGTCGCGGAGCCTATGTCTGCGCCCGCCGGCAATGCCTGCTGCAGGCTGCCGCGAAAAGCGGGTTCAGTCGTTCCTTCAAGCGCGAGTTGCGTGTTGAAGGTCAGCAGTTGCTGGCCCGGGTTGCCGAACAGCAGCGCCAGGCCATCGACAATCTCATCGGCATGGCGCGCAAGGCCGGCCAGGGGGTCGGCGGCAGCAATCTTGTCCTTGGTGAACTGCAGCGGGGCAGCGATATCGCTCTGGTGCTGCTGGCGAAGGATGTTTCAGCCGGCATCGGCGACAAGGTCCGCCGTGCTGCCGGTAACAGACCTGTCAGACAGCCGGACTGGCTTGACAAGAGCCGGTTGGGCGTCTTGTGTGGACGAGCGGAACGCAGTGTTCTGGCCTTGAGGTCGGGGCCGATAGCTGAAAAACTGCTGTACGAGTTTTCAAGATACGATCAAATTGCAGGGGATTGTTAATGTCAAAGATCAGGGTTTACGAATTGGCGCAGAAGCTCGGGCTCGAGAACAAGGATCTGCTGGCCAGGCTCAAGGATGCCGGCATTGAGGCGAAGACGCATATGAGTGTGCTCGAAGCAGATGCCGTGCAGAAGTTTGAAGCCGGCAGGGAACAGGCCGAGGATAAGCCGGCCATCATCGAGGAACGCCGCATCTCCTCGGGGTTGATTCGCCGTCGTCGCAAGGCGGTTCCCAAGCCGGAGCCCAAGCCGGAGCCGGTTGCTGAATCCGAATCTGTCGAGAAAGCGGCAGCCGCCGCGCCTGTGCCTGAAGCACCTGCTGCCGATGAGTCGTCCGCTGCTGCCGCTGCTGCTGAAAAAGCAGTGCCGGTTACGCCCGATTCCACCCCGCAGATTGACGTTGAGCCGACGGTCGAAGAACCGGCGGTCGAGGCTGCTCCGGAGGTATCCACCGAGAAAGAGGTCAAGACGGGGGCCAAGGTTAAAACCGAGGCCAAGGTCGGGGAGAAGGTTGAGGCCGAGGTCGAGGAGAAGGTCGAGGCCGAGAGTGCCGCGCCCGCTGCCGCGGAAAAGTCGCCCGCGACTGAAACTGCGCCGTCCAAGCCGTCCGCGCCCGCCGTGGTTGAAAAAGCTTCCCCGAATCGCGCCAAGATTCTCGGCCGGGTCGAACTGCCGCAGGCGGCCCCGCCACAGCGTCGCCAGGGCCGTCCCGCTGGAGGTCAGCCGGGTCGTCGACCGGCCGGCAATGCCCCGGGGCGTCCGGGTGCCCCCGCCCGTCCCGGAAGACCCGCGCCCGGCCCGGCGCCGGCGCCGGTGGGTGATATCCCCGGCGGCAAGGAAACCCGCAACAAGCGCAAGAAGAAGGGCAAGGGCGGCGATGGCCCGGCGGGTGCCGATCGGCATGAACGTCGCAGCAAACGCGCCCGCATGGAGGTCTTCGAGCCGGACCGGAACGACCGTTATCGTCGCGCCAAGCGTTCCGGCAAGCAGCAGAAGAAGACCGAAATCACCGTGTCCAAGGCGATCAAGCGCAAGATCAGAATTTCCGATGTCATCACTGTCGGTGAACTGGCGAAGCGCATGGGGGTCAAGGCCAATGACCTGATCCGCGAGCTGATGAGCCAGGGGAATATGGTGACCATCAACCATCCCCTCGATTATGAAACCGCCGCCATCCTCGCTGCGGAGTTCAACTACGAGGTCGAAAATGTCGGTTTCAACGAGGAAACCATCCTCAACGTCGACAAGGCTGCTGTTGGTGAGGACAAACCTGAAGATCTCGAACCGCGGCCGCCGGTGGTCACCATCATGGGCCATGTCGATCACGGCAAGACCAGCCTGCTCGATGCCATCCGCGCGACCAACGTGATTGCCGGCGAGGCCGGCGGCATCACCCAGCATATCGGTGCCTATGACGTTGAACTGGACGGCAGGAAGATCGCCTTCCTCGACACTCCCGGCCATGAGGCGTTCACCGCCATGCGTGCCCGCGGGACCAGCGTAACCGATATCGTGATCCTGGTTGTGGCCGCCGATGACGGCGTCATGCCGCAGACCCGCGAGGCGATCAACCACGCCAAGGCCGCCGGAGTGCCGATCATCGTCGCGGTCAACAAGATCGACAAGCCGGGCGCCAACCCGGAGAAGGTCAAGCAGGAACTGACCGAGTTTGAACTGGTTCCTGAAGACTGGGGCGGCGATACCATCTTCGTCGAGGTGTCAGCCAAGGAAAAGACCAATATCGACGGCCTGCTGGAGATGATCCTGCTGCAGGCCGAGGTCCTCGATCTCAAGGCCAATGCCAAGAAACACGGCTGCGGCGCCATCGTCGAGGCCCGTCTCGACAAGGGACGCGGCCCGGTGGCGACCCTGCTGGTCCAGGAGGGTACCCTGCGCATCGGCGACCCGCTGGTGTCCGGCGCTCACTACGGTCGGGTACGGACCATGACCAATGATCGCGGCGAGCAGGTTCAGGAGGCCGGACCGTCGACGCCGGTTGAGGTGACCGGCCTGTCAGGTGTTCCCGACGCCGGTGATACTTTCAACGCCCTCGATGACGAAAAGGCGGCCAAGGAGGTTGCCCAGCATCGTGCCCAGAAACAGCGCGAGGCCGAGCTGGCCAAGACCAGCAAGGTGTCTCTTGACCAGCTTTACGCCCGTCTCCAGGAAGGAGACGTCAAGGAACTCAAGGTCATTCTCAAGGCCGACGTCCAGGGTTCCGTCGAGGCGGTCAGGGATGCACTGGTCAAGCTCTCCAACGATATCTGTCGGCTGGTGGTCATTCATACCGGGGTCGGCGGCATCATCGAGAGCGATGTCACCCTGGCGACCGCGTCCGATGCGATTATCATCGGCTTCAATGTCCGTCCCGAACCGAAGGCCGCGACCCTGGCTGAGCACGAAGGGGTCGACATCCGCCTCTACAGCATCATCTACGATGCCGTGGCGGATGTGAAGAGCGCCATGGAAGGTCTGCTGGCGCCGACTCTCAAGGAGGTCGCCCTCGGTCGCGTTGAAGTCCGTGATACCTTCCATGTCTCCAAGGTCGGCACCGTTGCCGGCTGCTACGTCCTTGACGGCAAGGTTTCGCGCAACGCCCAGGTGCGGCTTGTGCGCGACAGCGTGGTCATCTGGGAAGGCAAACTCAACAGCCTCAAGCGTTTCAAGGATGACGCCCGCGAGGTTCAGGCCGGTTACGAATGCGGTATCGGGCTGGAGAACTACAATGATGTCAAGGTCGGTGATATCATCGAAGCCTTCGAAATCGAAGAGACGGCAACCAAGCTTGACTGATGCCCGTCGCGGCGGCTTCTGCTACCGCGCGGAGCGAAGGGTGGGGAATGATTGTCGGTATCCTGCGGCTGGAGTTGCTGCTGCACGGTCCTCAGAGCCTGAAGGAGAAGCGCGGGTTGCTGAAAAAGCTGATTGCCCGGTTGCGCAACCGTTTTCCGATCAGTATCGCCGAGGTTGATCACCAGGATTGCTGGCAGCGGGCCGGTCTCGGTATCGTTGTGGTCGGGGTCGAATCCGCTCCGATCGAAAGACTTGCCGATCGTCTGGAAGAGGAAATCGCCCATTCCGGTCTGGCGGAAACCGGTCTTCGGCATTTCGAATTGCTGCATTACTCCGGAGTTGACGATTCCGGTTGTATTTAAAGTGGAGAAAAATATTACGTGGAATTCCAGCGTTCACAAAGGGTTGCCGAGGTTCTGCACCAGGAAATCTCGCGCCTGATTCAGTTTGAATTAAAAGATCCCCGGCTCGGTTTTGTCACCATCACCGCCGTTGATGTCAGCCGGGATGTGCAGCATGCCAAGGTCCATTACACGGTGATTGGTGACGAGGCGGCACAGAAGGACTCCGGTCGTGCTCTGCAGAGTGCCGCCGGGTTCATCCGCCGACAACTCGGACGGGTTCTGCATCTGCGCACCGTGCCGGAGATTGTTTTCCTGTACGATAAGTCGATCGCCTACGGAAACCACATCGAATCCCTGATCCGGGATGTCAACAAAGACCGGGATGATGCTGCAGAAGATAAGTGAACTGATCAACAGCAGCCGTTCTATCCTGATCGCCTCTCATTCGAGTCC
The genomic region above belongs to Geothermobacter hydrogeniphilus and contains:
- a CDS encoding class I SAM-dependent RNA methyltransferase: MIEVRIESLAFGGDGVGRHRGQAVFIPLTAPGDLVHCRVTERRRRYLRGELVELLEAGEGRCRPRCPVFGRCGGCHWQHLDEQTQQHWKERLFSDILRRQLRRDALPLQPLLAARQAWNYRSRVQFKCHALKEGMAIGFFRRGSHFVEAVDHCAIAADAVNLVLPWLRDQLPQVPRPDRVPQVDVGCDDHDRLRLVVHDIAPAGAGAGPRLRTAAEDAGWALFSQSGRKQTLRQLVGPSELEILVDEPPLRLGYGPGGFAQVHLEQNRQLVAAALEMLRLQGDERVLDLFCGMGNLSLPLARRVARVDGVEAHAPSIEQARKNAAVNGIGNAAFFVADAARFLRQADTSYDLVVLDPPRGGARDVTRALLSHRPRRILYISCDPMTLARDLSPLLGQGYRLLSARAADLFPQTYHLESLSLLEAG
- the rimP gene encoding ribosome maturation factor RimP encodes the protein MTERVAELVAPIIEEFGLELVDVEYKRERSDWFLRLFIDKPGGVTLDDCADLSREVDPLLEVEGLIPHAYRLEVSSPGLDRPLKKAADFVRFVGERVRVKSRDPLDPDHRGHARKTFRGILQRADDESLTIAQQDKRGGEVTFRYDELAEANLDPQF
- the nusA gene encoding transcription termination factor NusA; protein product: MEQNLNQIIDQVVKDKGIDRSVLVEALEAAILSAANKKYRNTRDLEAQFNDEIGEVELFEFVTVVDEVEDSYREIDIEEAREIDPEVEVGDSLGMKMDATGFSRIAAQTAKQVIIQKVREAEREGIYNEFKDRIGELVNGIVRRYERGDLIVDLGRAEALLPHREQVPRENYRQGDRVRAYVADVRMSTKGPQIILSRTAPGLVASLFKTEVPEISEGIVEIVGVAREPGSRAKIAVVSHDSDVDPVGACVGMRGSRVQNVVSELRGEKIDIIPWTPDIARFACSALSPAEVTRVYVDNEEQALEVIVPDDQLSLAIGKKGQNVRLAARLTSWKIDIKSETRAAEAELEEEIENANFDNVAVEEEAVADVVVEEAAAESTTVTDPAELSRDQLYELAKEHKLAGRSGMSKQELLDKLQELGVFAAAEDDDAGGGEQE
- a CDS encoding DUF448 domain-containing protein, with protein sequence MAAGRKPQRTCLGCRETFDQHCLIRFVPAPDGTLLVDYRRKLPGRGAYVCARRQCLLQAAAKSGFSRSFKRELRVEGQQLLARVAEQQRQAIDNLIGMARKAGQGVGGSNLVLGELQRGSDIALVLLAKDVSAGIGDKVRRAAGNRPVRQPDWLDKSRLGVLCGRAERSVLALRSGPIAEKLLYEFSRYDQIAGDC
- the infB gene encoding translation initiation factor IF-2; this encodes MSKIRVYELAQKLGLENKDLLARLKDAGIEAKTHMSVLEADAVQKFEAGREQAEDKPAIIEERRISSGLIRRRRKAVPKPEPKPEPVAESESVEKAAAAAPVPEAPAADESSAAAAAAEKAVPVTPDSTPQIDVEPTVEEPAVEAAPEVSTEKEVKTGAKVKTEAKVGEKVEAEVEEKVEAESAAPAAAEKSPATETAPSKPSAPAVVEKASPNRAKILGRVELPQAAPPQRRQGRPAGGQPGRRPAGNAPGRPGAPARPGRPAPGPAPAPVGDIPGGKETRNKRKKKGKGGDGPAGADRHERRSKRARMEVFEPDRNDRYRRAKRSGKQQKKTEITVSKAIKRKIRISDVITVGELAKRMGVKANDLIRELMSQGNMVTINHPLDYETAAILAAEFNYEVENVGFNEETILNVDKAAVGEDKPEDLEPRPPVVTIMGHVDHGKTSLLDAIRATNVIAGEAGGITQHIGAYDVELDGRKIAFLDTPGHEAFTAMRARGTSVTDIVILVVAADDGVMPQTREAINHAKAAGVPIIVAVNKIDKPGANPEKVKQELTEFELVPEDWGGDTIFVEVSAKEKTNIDGLLEMILLQAEVLDLKANAKKHGCGAIVEARLDKGRGPVATLLVQEGTLRIGDPLVSGAHYGRVRTMTNDRGEQVQEAGPSTPVEVTGLSGVPDAGDTFNALDDEKAAKEVAQHRAQKQREAELAKTSKVSLDQLYARLQEGDVKELKVILKADVQGSVEAVRDALVKLSNDICRLVVIHTGVGGIIESDVTLATASDAIIIGFNVRPEPKAATLAEHEGVDIRLYSIIYDAVADVKSAMEGLLAPTLKEVALGRVEVRDTFHVSKVGTVAGCYVLDGKVSRNAQVRLVRDSVVIWEGKLNSLKRFKDDAREVQAGYECGIGLENYNDVKVGDIIEAFEIEETATKLD
- a CDS encoding DUF503 domain-containing protein; this translates as MIVGILRLELLLHGPQSLKEKRGLLKKLIARLRNRFPISIAEVDHQDCWQRAGLGIVVVGVESAPIERLADRLEEEIAHSGLAETGLRHFELLHYSGVDDSGCI
- the rbfA gene encoding 30S ribosome-binding factor RbfA, producing MEFQRSQRVAEVLHQEISRLIQFELKDPRLGFVTITAVDVSRDVQHAKVHYTVIGDEAAQKDSGRALQSAAGFIRRQLGRVLHLRTVPEIVFLYDKSIAYGNHIESLIRDVNKDRDDAAEDK